The following proteins are encoded in a genomic region of Sulfurimonas sp. HSL3-7:
- a CDS encoding DUF481 domain-containing protein — MKRIVSLMAIAGLVTGVSAADENVLKTHAELGYTNTAGNTQSQDLAGNLKMDYTLFSNGLRFVGNVLYSTNKDFETDKTAATKNRWDAELNYDYNFNKNWAFNYLAGGKGDKFSTYVYQAYTGPGAIWKALKSDTNKLKFQANILWSWDEYRDETLTDENPDQYASWQASLDYTLQMTETSRFIQYLMYRSQFSDSSNYFAKSKTAVESKINSSLSLGVSYTVDYTNNIAADVRSHTDRVFLAALIVDF, encoded by the coding sequence ATGAAAAGAATAGTAAGTTTAATGGCTATAGCCGGCCTTGTTACAGGAGTGTCGGCAGCCGACGAAAACGTTCTGAAAACACATGCCGAACTGGGGTATACCAATACGGCGGGAAATACGCAGTCACAGGACCTTGCCGGTAATCTGAAAATGGATTACACGCTCTTTAGCAACGGGCTCCGTTTTGTCGGCAACGTGCTTTATTCTACCAATAAAGATTTTGAGACAGACAAGACGGCTGCAACAAAAAACCGTTGGGACGCCGAGCTGAACTATGACTACAACTTTAATAAGAACTGGGCCTTCAACTACCTTGCCGGAGGAAAGGGCGACAAGTTCTCAACCTACGTCTATCAGGCCTATACCGGGCCGGGTGCGATCTGGAAAGCACTTAAGAGTGATACAAACAAGCTGAAATTCCAGGCCAATATTCTCTGGTCGTGGGACGAATACCGCGATGAGACCCTGACGGACGAGAACCCCGACCAGTACGCTTCATGGCAGGCTTCTTTGGATTATACGCTGCAAATGACAGAGACATCCAGGTTCATTCAGTATCTGATGTATCGTAGTCAATTCTCAGACAGCTCAAACTATTTTGCAAAATCCAAAACAGCGGTCGAGAGCAAAATCAACAGTTCACTCTCGCTCGGTGTAAGCTATACGGTCGATTACACCAATAACATAGCGGCTGATGTCCGCTCGCACACGGACCGTGTCTTCCTGGCAGCATTGATCGTCGACTTTTAA
- a CDS encoding 2Fe-2S iron-sulfur cluster-binding protein — MKIEIKRYIDEGEVHEERLGYEVDLEGATLLEMLTEIKTKQDATLSFASGCRSSVCGSCAMRVNGKEVLACAYKPQEGDVVEPLKNMPVIRDLVVDMQKALDFTKVAKAWAGESDAAVALSEEDAAVNELQSDCILCGSCYSACPVYEVNGEFIGPFALTRSWRYVSDKRESDVAGKIEAVQTNGIWDCTLCGECVPVCPQGIAPKSDIDMLRNKSGILGYMDPKFVGGFGGGLDFGAPSF, encoded by the coding sequence ATGAAAATAGAGATTAAACGCTATATTGACGAGGGCGAGGTTCACGAAGAGAGGCTCGGTTATGAGGTGGATCTGGAGGGGGCGACGCTTCTGGAGATGCTGACGGAGATCAAGACGAAGCAGGATGCGACATTGAGCTTTGCCTCGGGATGCCGTTCCTCGGTCTGCGGTTCGTGCGCGATGCGCGTGAACGGCAAAGAGGTGTTGGCCTGCGCCTACAAACCGCAGGAGGGCGACGTCGTCGAACCGCTTAAAAACATGCCTGTTATCCGTGACCTTGTCGTGGACATGCAGAAGGCGCTTGACTTTACGAAAGTCGCCAAGGCCTGGGCGGGCGAGAGTGACGCGGCAGTCGCCTTGTCAGAAGAGGACGCCGCAGTCAACGAACTGCAGAGCGACTGTATCCTGTGCGGATCCTGCTACAGCGCCTGCCCGGTCTACGAGGTCAACGGCGAGTTCATCGGCCCCTTCGCCCTGACAAGAAGCTGGCGCTATGTGAGCGACAAACGCGAGAGCGATGTCGCAGGCAAGATCGAAGCGGTACAGACCAACGGCATCTGGGACTGCACCCTTTGCGGTGAGTGCGTGCCGGTCTGCCCGCAGGGGATCGCGCCGAAATCCGACATCGACATGCTTCGCAACAAGAGCGGCATTTTGGGGTACATGGATCCTAAGTTTGTCGGCGGCTTCGGCGGCGGGCTTGATTTCGGAGCACCGAGTTTTTAA
- a CDS encoding DUF309 domain-containing protein, translated as MSRDYTEHLDLFVCCLDEERFYDAHEALEEIWFPRRFEDDMEMKLLKGFINAAVSFELTKRGRPDPATKAWGNYEKYRPLLEAFRSSNTPYYQRLALRVEEMRQARRVLPTV; from the coding sequence ATGAGTAGGGATTACACGGAACATCTGGACCTGTTTGTCTGTTGCCTCGATGAAGAGCGGTTTTATGATGCGCATGAGGCCCTGGAGGAGATCTGGTTTCCGCGGCGGTTTGAAGATGATATGGAGATGAAACTTCTGAAAGGGTTTATCAATGCGGCGGTCTCCTTTGAACTGACTAAACGGGGACGGCCCGATCCGGCAACAAAGGCATGGGGAAATTATGAGAAATACCGTCCTCTGCTTGAGGCGTTTAGATCGTCAAACACGCCCTATTATCAGCGTTTGGCGCTTCGGGTGGAGGAGATGCGCCAAGCGCGTAGGGTATTGCCAACAGTGTAA
- a CDS encoding MFS transporter, with the protein MTALIALFYFFYFAIVAIYVIFLPKVLSMVGYTPSEIGIIFAAGPLVRFAIPFLFLRGVKLDLTTFNGALLLLLIAGLSFFVTLESFWPLLFSNIAMGIGMSLILPYIEVIALSLIGKESYGKVRLFGSIGFILVALVLVKFLDVPATALLYLLAMIVSTVLVGYLIAHLDNKKELQPESIQGKHLNLFAHWPLWLGLMLMQVSFGPFYNFFTIYATEHGVSLDTTIYLWSFGVIAEIILFYFQGPLLRRNLLKLLEFALLITIIRWLLTAFFPDNLILLFFAQSLHAFSFALFHTAAISYLYELYSERKLAQQFFFGISYGMGGFIGAVTAGYIYELWPTALFLYAAAVAAAALLSIRFGAKFPAD; encoded by the coding sequence ATGACTGCACTTATCGCCCTCTTCTACTTCTTCTACTTTGCAATCGTGGCCATCTATGTCATTTTTTTGCCCAAAGTACTTTCCATGGTGGGCTACACCCCTTCTGAGATCGGTATTATCTTTGCCGCAGGTCCCTTGGTGCGTTTTGCCATTCCGTTTCTCTTTCTCAGAGGGGTCAAACTCGACTTAACGACCTTTAACGGCGCGCTTCTGCTGCTACTGATTGCTGGCCTCTCATTTTTTGTCACCCTCGAGAGCTTCTGGCCCCTGCTCTTTAGTAATATTGCCATGGGCATCGGGATGAGTCTTATCCTGCCCTATATTGAAGTGATCGCGCTCTCGCTTATCGGCAAAGAGTCTTACGGAAAGGTCCGTCTCTTCGGCTCCATCGGCTTTATATTGGTGGCCCTTGTTCTCGTAAAATTTCTCGACGTTCCCGCAACCGCACTGCTCTATCTGCTGGCCATGATCGTCTCAACGGTACTTGTCGGCTATCTCATTGCCCATCTTGACAACAAAAAAGAGCTGCAGCCTGAAAGTATTCAAGGCAAGCACCTCAACCTGTTTGCCCACTGGCCGCTCTGGCTCGGGTTGATGCTGATGCAGGTCAGTTTCGGCCCCTTTTACAACTTCTTTACCATCTATGCGACGGAACATGGGGTCTCTCTTGATACGACGATCTACCTCTGGAGCTTTGGCGTCATCGCCGAGATCATCCTCTTCTACTTTCAAGGGCCGCTGCTGCGCCGAAACCTGCTTAAACTCCTCGAGTTCGCATTGCTTATCACTATCATCCGATGGCTGCTGACGGCGTTCTTTCCCGACAACCTCATCCTCCTTTTCTTTGCACAGAGCCTGCATGCCTTCAGTTTTGCCCTCTTTCATACCGCAGCGATCAGCTATCTTTACGAACTCTACAGCGAACGCAAACTTGCCCAGCAGTTCTTTTTCGGGATCAGCTATGGGATGGGAGGCTTTATCGGGGCGGTTACAGCCGGGTATATCTATGAGCTGTGGCCTACGGCACTCTTTCTTTATGCCGCGGCTGTCGCAGCTGCGGCACTCCTATCGATCCGGTTTGGCGCCAAATTTCCAGCCGATTGA
- a CDS encoding helicase-related protein, with amino-acid sequence MSKKKKFIKLNQTIRHYFGEEGFDAGIERVDEKTLIELAHTLGLVPESYSKKSLLRIYRTLWSEADIELRRHIVDFFKAEGKVYLPTTPKASQHERSDRIDELLEELDVTDEERIELHKAFSDVRTRKINLFKLQSKLELIRFEQKKAEIERAVQGHFDIEDRLEFNASLQYNIHGETFRKIQPLKTKAFPFSFLQEAPAEQIISELTETKTALTTLKQNELSAFLQGIAKPHPYLSDEEMVSAIKRAQPDSNVTRFALNDEILTRIIAQSIPLHSLAQTLTEIIIVINTDFKPPQTEHSIAYELHLILPKDETLRTIWSGESLDLSEKLRCEQKEHEAHFLQEYEALLNSAKEAAAALQLGDEEISEKILEFLLPQLHEDLLISRKAAKRVLGRFNDSIHDALLKHQRQQLLARTIRDFKNLFPLARELRRKLVLHIGPTNSGKTYQAVKALEKADTGYYLAPLRLLALEGYETLKKEGIASSLITGEEQLINEEATHISSTIEMLNFETDVDVCVIDEVQMIDDRDRGWAWANAIIGAPAKTVIMTGSPNVKEAVIALAEYLNEPLEIIDFERKNPLELLSHATPINEIHPATAVIAFSRANVLRLKQQLSKNYRVSVVYGNLSPEVRREEARRFREGETDVLVATDAIAMGLNLPIKTVLFSRGDKFDGVSQRPLIPSEIHQIAGRAGRYGLHEKGYVGALRPDVLIHLKNTFHEEAPAIKIPFNVMANLEHIKLVGGILEENSLEEILQFFVKNMKFNGPFRAANLEDMLEAAQIVDQYHLDLPTKFHLACAPLTLRSPFIVAAFERYLHLLENDEFIPYIPPSNLGSYALSMDELLEAEDYVKEISLYLWLSYRFDDYFIDAQKARENRITLNNFIENSLKQSHFVPRCRQCTKALPLESKFQICQSCFKKMNMEKRKADRQNSGDVRPKRRR; translated from the coding sequence ATGTCTAAAAAGAAAAAATTCATTAAACTCAATCAGACCATCCGCCACTATTTCGGCGAAGAGGGTTTTGATGCCGGTATCGAACGCGTTGACGAAAAAACGCTGATCGAACTTGCCCATACGCTCGGTCTTGTACCGGAAAGCTATTCCAAGAAATCCCTGCTGCGCATCTATCGCACCCTCTGGTCGGAAGCCGACATAGAACTGCGACGTCATATTGTCGATTTTTTTAAGGCCGAGGGCAAAGTCTATCTGCCGACAACGCCCAAGGCCAGTCAGCATGAACGCAGCGACAGGATCGATGAACTGCTCGAAGAGCTTGATGTCACCGATGAGGAGCGCATCGAACTGCATAAAGCCTTTAGCGACGTGCGCACCCGAAAGATCAACCTCTTCAAACTTCAAAGCAAACTGGAGCTGATCCGTTTTGAGCAGAAAAAAGCAGAGATAGAAAGAGCGGTGCAAGGGCACTTCGACATCGAAGACAGGCTGGAGTTCAACGCCTCTCTCCAATACAATATCCATGGCGAGACGTTTCGAAAGATCCAGCCGTTGAAAACAAAAGCTTTTCCTTTTTCTTTTTTACAGGAGGCACCTGCGGAACAGATCATCAGCGAGCTAACCGAGACAAAAACAGCACTAACCACTCTAAAACAGAATGAGCTCTCTGCCTTCTTGCAGGGTATTGCCAAACCGCACCCTTACCTGTCGGATGAGGAGATGGTATCTGCGATCAAAAGAGCCCAGCCTGACAGCAATGTGACACGGTTCGCCTTAAATGACGAGATCCTCACAAGGATCATCGCACAGAGCATTCCGCTGCACTCTCTTGCACAGACCCTCACTGAGATCATCATCGTCATCAATACCGACTTTAAGCCGCCTCAAACAGAGCATTCCATCGCTTATGAACTTCATCTTATCCTGCCCAAAGATGAGACCCTGCGGACAATATGGTCGGGAGAGTCTCTTGACCTCTCTGAAAAGCTCCGTTGCGAACAAAAAGAGCATGAGGCCCATTTTCTTCAGGAGTATGAAGCACTGCTAAACAGTGCCAAAGAGGCGGCGGCCGCGCTCCAGCTCGGCGACGAGGAGATCAGCGAAAAAATCCTCGAATTTCTGCTCCCGCAGCTTCATGAGGATCTTCTTATCTCAAGAAAAGCGGCTAAACGCGTCTTAGGCCGATTCAACGACTCCATACACGATGCCCTGCTAAAACACCAGCGCCAGCAACTTCTTGCCCGCACTATCCGCGACTTTAAAAACCTTTTTCCCCTGGCCCGGGAACTGCGTCGTAAACTCGTATTGCATATCGGTCCGACCAACAGCGGTAAGACCTACCAGGCGGTGAAAGCGCTGGAAAAAGCGGATACCGGCTACTACCTTGCCCCGTTGCGGCTTCTGGCTCTGGAGGGTTATGAGACCCTGAAAAAAGAGGGGATTGCCAGTTCCCTGATCACGGGGGAGGAGCAGCTTATCAACGAAGAGGCCACCCATATCTCATCCACGATAGAGATGCTCAATTTCGAAACGGACGTGGATGTCTGTGTCATCGATGAAGTGCAGATGATCGACGACCGTGACCGCGGTTGGGCCTGGGCCAATGCCATCATCGGTGCCCCCGCCAAGACCGTCATCATGACCGGTTCGCCCAACGTCAAAGAGGCTGTCATCGCCTTGGCAGAATACCTGAACGAACCCCTTGAGATCATAGACTTTGAACGCAAAAACCCTTTGGAGCTGCTCTCACATGCCACCCCGATCAATGAGATCCACCCGGCCACCGCCGTTATCGCTTTTTCACGTGCGAACGTGCTTCGGCTTAAACAGCAGCTCTCCAAAAACTACCGTGTAAGTGTCGTCTATGGCAATCTCTCTCCCGAGGTTCGCCGTGAAGAGGCCCGGCGCTTTCGGGAAGGAGAGACCGACGTCTTGGTTGCGACCGATGCTATCGCCATGGGGCTCAACCTACCCATCAAGACCGTTCTCTTCTCACGCGGCGACAAATTTGACGGCGTCAGTCAGCGTCCGCTCATCCCATCCGAGATCCATCAGATAGCCGGACGTGCGGGGCGGTACGGCCTGCATGAAAAAGGCTATGTCGGGGCCCTGCGGCCGGATGTGCTCATCCATCTTAAAAACACGTTTCATGAAGAGGCGCCTGCGATCAAGATCCCTTTCAACGTAATGGCAAACCTGGAGCACATCAAACTCGTCGGCGGTATTTTGGAAGAGAACTCGCTCGAAGAGATCCTTCAGTTCTTCGTCAAGAACATGAAGTTCAACGGCCCTTTCCGCGCTGCCAACCTGGAGGACATGCTCGAAGCTGCCCAGATAGTCGACCAGTATCATCTCGACCTCCCGACCAAGTTCCATCTTGCCTGTGCCCCGCTGACACTGCGTTCACCCTTTATTGTAGCGGCCTTTGAACGCTACCTGCACCTGCTTGAAAACGACGAGTTTATCCCCTATATTCCGCCGAGCAACCTGGGAAGCTATGCGCTGAGCATGGATGAACTTCTCGAAGCAGAGGATTATGTCAAAGAGATCTCGCTCTACCTCTGGCTGAGCTACCGTTTTGATGACTATTTTATCGATGCGCAAAAAGCGAGAGAGAACCGTATCACACTCAACAACTTCATCGAAAACTCGCTAAAACAGAGCCATTTTGTCCCGCGATGCCGCCAATGCACCAAAGCCCTGCCGCTGGAGTCGAAGTTCCAGATCTGTCAAAGCTGTTTTAAAAAAATGAACATGGAAAAGAGAAAAGCTGATAGACAGAACAGCGGCGATGTAAGACCGAAAAGAAGACGATGA
- a CDS encoding mechanosensitive ion channel domain-containing protein, with amino-acid sequence MADMTDINQVGEQLGINLDVNKYWDLAIQYGAEYGLKIVGALIIFYVGKAVAKGLRDLTEKALTLQKVEATLIHFARSTVYYALMAVVLLAAIGNLGIQTTSFMAILGAAGLAVGLALKDTLANIGSAVIILVFRPFKVGDYVNAGGAEGTVDKISLFTTTISPVDNRLIIVPNSAITAGNITNFSTKAVRRVDHTVGIGYDEDIKKAKEIMYGVIANSSLTLSDPEPLVAVKELADSSVNFTVRAWVNSADYWPAYFEIIEEIKYALDEAGITIPFPQMDVHMDKGE; translated from the coding sequence ATGGCCGATATGACCGATATTAATCAAGTGGGTGAACAGCTGGGCATCAATCTGGATGTCAATAAATATTGGGATCTGGCGATTCAGTACGGTGCGGAATACGGCCTGAAGATCGTCGGTGCCTTGATCATATTCTACGTGGGTAAAGCTGTGGCCAAAGGGCTTCGCGACCTGACTGAAAAAGCGCTGACCCTCCAAAAGGTAGAAGCGACCCTGATCCATTTCGCAAGAAGCACGGTCTATTATGCGCTTATGGCGGTTGTCCTGCTTGCAGCAATCGGCAACCTGGGTATTCAGACAACATCTTTTATGGCCATTCTCGGTGCTGCCGGTCTTGCCGTCGGTCTGGCCCTTAAAGACACGCTCGCCAACATCGGTTCAGCGGTTATTATTTTGGTCTTCCGTCCCTTCAAGGTGGGTGATTATGTCAATGCCGGCGGGGCAGAAGGTACCGTCGACAAGATCAGTCTCTTCACCACGACGATCAGCCCGGTGGACAACCGGCTGATCATCGTGCCGAACTCCGCCATCACCGCGGGAAACATCACGAACTTCTCTACGAAGGCCGTTCGCCGGGTAGACCACACCGTAGGCATCGGTTATGATGAAGATATCAAAAAAGCAAAAGAGATCATGTACGGGGTTATTGCCAACAGCAGCCTCACACTGAGTGATCCGGAACCGCTGGTGGCGGTCAAAGAGCTCGCTGACAGCAGTGTCAATTTTACGGTCCGCGCCTGGGTCAATTCGGCTGATTACTGGCCGGCATACTTTGAGATCATTGAAGAGATCAAATATGCGCTCGATGAGGCCGGCATCACTATTCCATTCCCGCAAATGGATGTCCATATGGATAAAGGAGAATAA
- a CDS encoding DUF481 domain-containing protein — protein MYKHFLFLTLFLTIPLFGVVQIAPNEVGLRPGIAGQFSASNNTQRGNTDKDEFDLSASVSYDNNRSYVTWLDLSYAYGQVAGTKNENKAYAHYRFLHTLRRPEWNWEVFAQNEGDDFRSIQRRLLGGGGLRWRFYEAGTFGRIYIGLGAYYEHLSYTTQSDPVERNTRVNSYLSYTKKFGTDARLSLGIYYQPKTDDWNDYYFNQAASLSVSVYRELFVKIELTHAHDSRPGIGVNKTDFQQITSIGWKFGAKPDR, from the coding sequence ATGTATAAACACTTTCTTTTTCTTACGCTTTTTCTTACCATACCTCTTTTTGGTGTTGTTCAGATCGCACCGAATGAAGTGGGGCTTCGTCCGGGCATCGCAGGCCAGTTCTCGGCATCGAACAATACACAACGCGGCAATACCGACAAAGACGAGTTCGACCTAAGCGCGTCTGTCAGCTACGACAACAACAGAAGCTATGTGACCTGGCTTGACCTCTCTTACGCCTATGGGCAGGTTGCCGGTACAAAAAATGAGAACAAGGCTTATGCCCACTACCGTTTTCTCCATACGCTGCGGAGGCCGGAGTGGAACTGGGAGGTTTTTGCCCAGAACGAAGGGGATGACTTTCGCAGCATTCAGCGCAGACTTCTTGGCGGTGGCGGATTGCGGTGGCGCTTTTACGAAGCCGGCACTTTCGGACGCATCTACATCGGCCTCGGCGCTTATTATGAGCACCTGAGCTACACAACGCAGAGCGACCCCGTCGAACGTAACACAAGGGTCAACAGCTATCTCTCCTATACCAAGAAGTTCGGAACGGACGCCCGTCTTTCACTGGGCATATATTATCAGCCCAAGACGGACGACTGGAACGACTACTACTTCAATCAGGCCGCCTCATTGAGTGTTTCCGTCTACAGAGAGCTTTTCGTAAAAATCGAGCTTACACACGCACACGACAGCCGGCCGGGGATCGGTGTCAACAAGACCGATTTTCAGCAGATCACCTCAATCGGCTGGAAATTTGGCGCCAAACCGGATCGATAG
- a CDS encoding DNA-binding protein, translating to MSKMTVAEAAEHYKVSKEAIHNRIRRGTLDCVIEHGIKYVVMDDAKNPPAQNSAGNDKYYSYIEQENSALKAKIAELEGETRSLREQREQMLIAEKEKIEQIYKERDAQLKNVLQVVASKFLTHQNMDTVIEEAVASDEVLYDDPAEDVIDVLDEEHDLVSLKQFLKLKMFSKKKREKIAARFEKHAEGDARIIVSDNKFYLKPNHFDYSDLIR from the coding sequence ATGAGCAAAATGACCGTAGCCGAAGCTGCCGAACACTACAAGGTCTCAAAAGAGGCGATCCACAACCGCATCCGCCGCGGGACGCTTGACTGCGTTATTGAACACGGTATCAAGTATGTAGTCATGGACGATGCAAAAAATCCCCCGGCGCAAAACAGTGCCGGAAATGACAAATATTACAGCTATATCGAGCAGGAGAACAGCGCGCTAAAAGCAAAGATCGCAGAGTTGGAGGGTGAAACACGCTCCCTGCGTGAGCAGCGTGAGCAGATGCTGATCGCGGAAAAAGAGAAGATCGAGCAGATCTATAAAGAGCGCGATGCCCAGCTGAAAAATGTATTGCAGGTGGTGGCTTCGAAATTCCTGACCCATCAAAACATGGATACGGTGATCGAAGAGGCGGTCGCGTCGGATGAAGTTCTGTATGATGATCCTGCTGAGGATGTCATCGATGTCCTCGATGAAGAGCACGATCTTGTCTCTTTGAAACAGTTCCTGAAACTGAAGATGTTCTCCAAGAAAAAACGCGAGAAAATAGCGGCACGTTTTGAAAAACATGCCGAAGGCGACGCCCGTATTATCGTCTCTGACAATAAGTTCTATCTCAAACCGAACCACTTCGACTACAGTGATCTGATCCGATAA
- a CDS encoding RDD family protein → MRWRDIKQKKNISTPPQKPKVQYAGFWSRTLAFITDVFMIGIPITIIIMIFFGYEQTQTAGFTDAVMQTQKAQEHAPNPLASVVQLLLFMASFVFLWKLAGQTPGMKIAHIEIVDASSFKRPSYLQLVTRFFSYIFSIFFFGYLWGLFRKDKRMLHDLISRTAIIYKTA, encoded by the coding sequence ATGCGATGGCGAGATATTAAACAGAAAAAAAACATTTCAACTCCTCCCCAAAAACCAAAAGTACAGTATGCAGGGTTTTGGAGCCGGACACTCGCCTTTATAACCGATGTTTTTATGATCGGGATCCCTATCACCATCATCATTATGATCTTTTTTGGTTACGAACAGACACAGACAGCCGGTTTCACTGATGCCGTTATGCAGACGCAAAAAGCACAGGAGCATGCCCCCAACCCTCTCGCTTCTGTTGTCCAACTGCTCCTGTTCATGGCTTCTTTTGTTTTCTTATGGAAACTGGCCGGACAGACCCCCGGCATGAAAATAGCACATATTGAGATAGTGGATGCATCAAGTTTTAAAAGGCCTTCCTATCTGCAACTTGTCACCCGTTTTTTCAGCTATATTTTCTCGATCTTTTTCTTTGGCTACCTCTGGGGACTCTTCCGCAAAGATAAACGAATGCTTCACGATCTTATCAGCCGCACGGCCATTATTTACAAAACAGCCTAG
- a CDS encoding FAD-dependent oxidoreductase, with product MPNNEFAKIHATQLEGQMMVDVLVIGSGGAGMVAALSAKEAGATVAILGKSYPTRSQTSMAQGGINAAIGEEDSIEQHIADTLKSSQGLASEAAVEKLCRDGVEAVRWLDSIGVPFSRTEEKKIAQRRLGGASAVRACYAQDYTGLKVLHSLYDTCVKEGITFYNEYFLLNLIRQTDEKGKVTVGGATALNIKTGEVEAFKAKTVIMATGGYSRIYQKHSTNATGSTGDGLAAAIRAGAKLSDMEFVQFHPTGLKNSSILISESARGAGGYLLNAKGERFTDELQPRDALSRAIAEEIEKSGEVFLDIRHLGEAFIDHELPQERKLAKLYENVDPVHELVPIKPVAHYTMGGIAVDADSQTAVSGLFAAGECANHNVHGANRLGGNSLLELIVFGRQAGENAAKTAAAIEAVIEDPEQLKKDQNFVQGVKYFTNQIDFYEKRYFIGNIFYNNAGIKRNDMGLKAVLGAIRQIQKELPFMGPKDKSKSYNTNLVEFIEFGNMVELAEIMVVGAISRNESRGAHYREDIPDRNDTVYGAHTISWREDGVLCVDFLNKF from the coding sequence TTGCCTAACAACGAATTCGCTAAAATACACGCAACACAATTGGAAGGGCAGATGATGGTTGATGTTTTAGTAATCGGCAGCGGCGGTGCCGGTATGGTCGCAGCGCTTAGTGCGAAAGAGGCAGGGGCCACGGTTGCCATTTTGGGCAAGAGTTATCCGACCCGCTCACAGACCTCGATGGCACAGGGCGGTATCAATGCCGCGATCGGTGAAGAGGACAGTATTGAACAGCATATCGCCGATACGCTCAAATCTTCCCAGGGGCTTGCCTCCGAAGCGGCCGTGGAGAAGCTTTGCCGTGACGGCGTCGAGGCGGTAAGATGGCTGGACAGTATCGGTGTGCCTTTTTCGCGTACAGAGGAGAAAAAGATTGCGCAGCGCCGTTTAGGCGGTGCCTCGGCAGTGCGTGCCTGTTATGCCCAGGACTACACCGGATTGAAGGTACTGCATTCGCTCTATGATACCTGTGTCAAAGAGGGCATTACCTTCTACAACGAGTACTTTTTGCTCAACCTTATCCGTCAGACGGACGAGAAGGGCAAGGTAACCGTGGGCGGGGCAACGGCGCTGAACATCAAAACGGGCGAGGTCGAAGCGTTCAAAGCGAAGACGGTCATTATGGCGACAGGCGGGTACAGCCGTATCTACCAAAAACACTCGACCAACGCCACGGGCTCTACCGGCGACGGGTTGGCGGCAGCGATCCGGGCGGGTGCCAAACTCAGCGACATGGAGTTTGTCCAGTTCCACCCGACCGGCCTTAAAAACTCATCGATACTGATCTCGGAATCGGCCCGCGGTGCAGGCGGCTATCTGCTCAATGCGAAGGGTGAGCGTTTTACCGACGAACTGCAGCCCCGTGATGCCCTCTCGCGTGCTATTGCCGAAGAGATCGAAAAGAGCGGGGAGGTCTTTTTGGACATTCGCCACCTGGGCGAAGCCTTCATCGACCATGAGCTGCCGCAGGAGCGCAAACTGGCCAAACTCTACGAGAATGTCGACCCGGTGCATGAACTGGTCCCGATCAAACCGGTTGCCCACTACACAATGGGCGGCATCGCAGTGGATGCCGACTCACAAACAGCGGTTAGCGGTCTGTTTGCTGCCGGCGAATGTGCCAACCACAACGTCCACGGGGCAAACCGTCTGGGCGGCAACTCGCTTCTTGAGCTGATCGTCTTCGGCCGTCAGGCGGGAGAGAATGCGGCGAAGACGGCAGCCGCTATAGAAGCAGTTATCGAGGATCCCGAGCAGCTGAAAAAAGATCAGAACTTTGTTCAGGGAGTAAAATACTTCACCAACCAGATCGATTTCTATGAGAAACGCTACTTCATCGGCAATATCTTCTATAACAATGCCGGTATCAAACGTAACGACATGGGGTTGAAAGCCGTTCTCGGAGCGATTCGTCAGATACAGAAAGAGCTTCCGTTCATGGGGCCTAAAGACAAGTCTAAAAGCTATAACACCAACCTGGTCGAGTTTATCGAGTTCGGCAATATGGTCGAGCTGGCCGAGATCATGGTCGTCGGCGCGATTAGCCGCAATGAGAGCCGCGGGGCGCACTACCGTGAAGATATTCCCGATCGTAACGACACCGTTTACGGTGCCCACACCATCTCATGGCGTGAAGACGGCGTTCTCTGCGTCGATTTTCTAAATAAGTTTTAA
- a CDS encoding YajQ family cyclic di-GMP-binding protein, translating into MAKEHSVDISAKIDMQDFKDAILQATREVGNRFDFKGITCEIDYNEKAKTLTLTTSSDNKLEALQDIVIGRLLKHNLSSKVLDEAKVEDSSGGNRRIVYKIVDYIESKEAKKIVAEIKKMKIKGSAVLEGDHIRVKSKQIDELQKVIREIRAMEWDAPLVFENMR; encoded by the coding sequence ATGGCAAAAGAACATTCAGTAGATATTTCCGCCAAGATCGACATGCAGGATTTTAAAGATGCGATCCTTCAGGCAACGCGCGAAGTGGGGAACCGTTTTGACTTTAAAGGGATCACCTGCGAGATCGACTACAATGAAAAAGCGAAAACCCTGACCTTAACAACGTCGAGTGATAACAAACTCGAAGCGCTCCAGGATATCGTGATAGGCCGTCTGCTCAAACACAACCTCAGTTCCAAGGTCCTTGATGAGGCGAAAGTCGAAGACAGCAGCGGAGGAAACCGCCGTATCGTCTACAAGATCGTTGATTACATCGAGTCCAAAGAGGCGAAAAAGATCGTCGCCGAGATCAAAAAGATGAAGATCAAGGGGAGCGCTGTTTTGGAGGGGGACCATATCCGTGTTAAATCAAAACAGATCGATGAGCTTCAAAAAGTGATCAGAGAGATACGCGCGATGGAGTGGGACGCGCCGTTAGTCTTTGAAAACATGCGATAA